The sequence ATTGTATCAGCCGGTTGGAGCTCTATTGTTTTGTCGACAAATGTAGCAATAGCAGAAACTGTCCCTTGGTTGAAAACAAGCTGGATGGGAATCTGGATAGCAAATGTAGACCGTAAGGCCGATACCAGACGCCCTGCTTTTAGAGAATCTCCACCTAGAGTGAAGAAATCGACGTCAAGTGCTATGTCCCTTGGGTCCCGAGAAAGAACATTGGCAAAAATCTTTCTGATTTTTCCGTCAGTGGACGCGTCAAGCTCCTGCAAAGAAGCATTCCCCATTTCGGCAAGTAACTGGTCGAGTTTGTCATTATCGACGGCGCCAGAAGAATCAAGTGGCACAGGATCTGACAGCAGGTATACCTGTTCAGGCACCAAGTATCCGTGAATGATGTTGGATAGCTGTGCTTTTAAGGCATCTGGCTGTTGATTCAATGCCCTTGATTTCTCTTCAATTGGGCTTATAAAAGCTTGCAGTGTTCCTCTGGTGGTATTTTGTCTGCAGTAGTGTCTGAAATTACCAGGTATGGTATCATCCAAACTAGCAGACAAGGCACTGTAGTCAACAGCACATTGGAAGGAGCTAATTGGAACTGAGAGGTCAGTATCTGGAGGGGGACACGTAGCCTCCCAGTGCCTCTTCATATAAGATGTATCATCTGTCAACTCTGGTATCCCGCATCTCTGGCCCAATTTGATCCTCAAGACTTTATTGTTCTTCTTTGGAACATCGTTCATGTATGTGATGAGAACTGGCCATTTGGCTTGCTGCAATGATGAACGTAAAGCGGTCTGTAATGTTTTCAGATCCACGCGAGGAGTATTTGCAGGGGTTACCAGCACCACCGCAACCACTTCTTGCAGCACGTCGTGAGGCACGGAGAAGGCAAGAGTTTGGAGAATACGTCCATGGAGCGGCGACTCTTGGGACATAGATAAGCGCATGATGGCATTTTCCACCTCGAACGGTGAGATGAGCTCACCACCGCGATTGATCACTTCCTTGCTTCTTCCAGTGATATAAAGGTAGCCATCTTTATCCATGTAGCCAAGATCGCCCGTGTCAAACCAGCCGTTTGAGTTGAATGGCGACTTATCCAGAGTTCCGTCAGGATTGAGGTAGCCAGGAAATACAGGCTCCCCGCGCACACATATCCTCCCAACATCGCCAACTGATACCGGAAAATCTGACCAATTCAGTATAGAAAGTTCTGGTCCTACACTGATGCCGGATGTGCCTTCTCTGTCTAATTGGTAATTAAGTGGCGGCGTTGATATTGGCATACATCTAGTAATATGCGTCAGTATGATTTACAAGTATAGTTTGACATCATATCTCTTACTCGGTCATCCCATAGCTTGGAAGTACCACGCATTTGAATGTATCTCGAAGTTTACACGCCAACGACGGCAGGAGACCTCCTGCAGCATTGCATGCCAATCTAATACAGCTCTGCTCTAAGACCGTCTTGCGAtccgaagcagcagccaagataACGGAATGCATTGACGGAGACGCGTAATACCACGTAACGGGAGTTTCTTGAACTACATCCCAGAATAAACTAGGATCAAATGCTGGGCAGCATACTGTTGATCCGCCTGCGAAGATGGGAGCAAAGATGTTTCTAACCAATCCTCCACTACCATAGGTGTTAGCCGAGATTATTTCCCACAGACGCTCCATGGTTTGCACTTACACATGATATAATGGCATCATATTGAGACATATATCCGAAGCAGTCAGGCCCCAGGAGTCTACTACAAAGGAAATACCAGAGACAATAGAATGCATTGTCATGGGAACAACCTTTTTTGTGCCAGACGTGCCGCTTGTAAAGAGTATCAATCCTAAATCATCTGGTCCATTGTAAGGAAGGCTCTGGCTCTGTGAAACAGCAGTGCCGTTGAGGTCTTGAATTTCAatctcgtcgccatcatcccACTTCACCACGAAGACCTGGATGCCTGCTGAGGCGACCCAGGGATCCCCGAGTTCCAGTCTTTCATAGTCGTCTCTCGTAGTCAGTATGAACAGAGCACCGGCTTGTTGCACATCTGCACGAAATTgctcagcgccagcagcagggtTGATTGGCGCAGAGGTATAGTATGTTGTAACCGCGATACAGGTCGCAGCAAGCAACGGGCCATTGGGTAAAGCTATTGCGACAATCGGCTTCCGAGCAAAGTTTCCAGATGGAAGTCGAAAGTTATCAACGAATCTTCGTAAGCCCTTGTGGGTTATATAGCTTCCTGGCGTTGATGATCTCAGAGCTGGCCGTGAGTCgtaagaaataaaagacgCAAACGACCCATACGATTTTTTGACCATTTCCGAAGTGTCGTGGATTATTTGTGCCAATCTCTCATCTTGATGAGACCTGGCATCTTCTGGCATCAAGTGATACAGTCTTGTGAAGCACTTGACGAGGGGGAACGTCGGCCAGAGTCCCGGTAACTCGGTCAATAGTACACGAAGTAACGCCAGCGGTCGGGAGGAAGGATGTGGCGTGTCTGGGATTGCCTCCAAAATCCGTTTCTTGTCAATACCTGAACATAGAAGGGTTTGAAACTCTCCGCTGGTGGCGATTTCAGGTATCGGCAAGGAGTATAAGCTCTCAAGTAAGACTGAGAGTCCTGAGAGGGAATGGAGAGAGTCCATCTCAAGTCAAATGTTTCTTGGCCGAAAAGAATCAGCTTTTATCCCGAACCCAATTGTGTTCAACAATTGGTCAGGAGTCGCTTATAATGTCCTATCGCCGGGCTGCGACTTATAGAAAGCACATCAGAGAGACTTTTGCAGCAGTGGGAGCCCAAATATCATATACATAGAGGGCATTGACGATCAAGTGAGGGCAATTGAGATAGATTTCCAGCTAGACGGGCGATCAATCGAAGATCACAATGGTCATTGCGAAGGCTACGCATACCAGCTGCAACACGGGatgttctctctctttataaTACCATGGCCGTTCGAAAGAATGGGATGTGAGACACCACGCTCAACGCCATACACTTAGGGCCGATCCTGATTCCGACGATTGGTAACTTCCAAATCAATGATGATTTCATCAATTAATCAGATAACAGGAAGCACGGTCGACCATATTCAAGGCTTTATGTTGGTCGGTCGTCTATCGCTGAAGTTTCGTATTCAGGGTCGGCCATATCTGAAGCTTCACATCTAGGGGTTGACCGTTCAAAATTCCAGTGGCCATAAGCAATAAACTTCATGAATAGAAGCTGGTTATCACAACAATAACAGGATGCTTATTTGGTCGTTGCAATTCGCGATGATAGGACGCCTACTTAGGAAGGCGGTTCTCCTCTATCGCTTTGTAGAAGAATACCATGTGTGATCTCACGTTGAAGACTATACGTCTGGGAGCTGATCGTCCGACAATTTCTGGCTGGATAGCTGCCGATCCTGGTGACTGAGAATCTTGAAACGATGATACAGTTTATCGACTAGCCAAATGCCTTGCCGCACAGAACGAAACGATAAGACATGTCTAGGACCTGGAACACGACTCCTGGCCGTCAGAATCTGCTTGAGAGGCTATCAGCTATAGGCTCATCGTCAGCCATACGCCGGCTAGGAGGAAACGCTTTTTCGCGCCTTCTGCCCAATAGGAAgtgaatacatgtacttgctGAACTGACCCAATAGATCCCGGGAAGCACATAGGCTCTTTGAACATGAAGCAGGTTTCCGGGCCACCTACTGCCATGGTAGGTGCATCGAGACCCGTTGGGATTCGTGTACTTGAGTCGTAAAGCACTCACAACCAAGCTAAAGAAGCCCTCTTGAAGTGTCGGAACGCAAATCCACACTCGCCAGGCTGTCCGAAGGCGCGGCCACAAAATCCTTAATCAGTTAGGGAATGCTTGATGGTGATAAGTCGCCGAGTGCTTGGCAGCCCAGAGTTCTCATGCTTGTTCTGCCAACTGCTATTTCCCGACTGTGCCGACGATCCATACCAGTTAGTGAAATGGGGACAATAGCTACCAGAAAACAAACCCCTTGAAACTAAGACCAATATATGATCCAGAGATGCACGAGGAAGAGCGTGTGGGGGGAGGACCGCATGGCTAAGCTTTTCGGCAGGGTTAGCAGCTCTTCCTGATGCTAGCCCTCGGACAGACACGGG comes from Trichoderma asperellum chromosome 3, complete sequence and encodes:
- a CDS encoding uncharacterized protein (antiSMASH:Cluster_3.3), which produces MFALAIDFALAIDAAVAPEKKLLPSTGKSCLRKNAVADSVPVAVQDKLSHAVLPPHALPRASLDHILVLVSRGLFSGSYCPHFTNWYGSSAQSGNSSWQNKHENSGLPSTRRLITIKHSLTD